A window of Oncorhynchus tshawytscha isolate Ot180627B linkage group LG10, Otsh_v2.0, whole genome shotgun sequence contains these coding sequences:
- the LOC121847461 gene encoding ladderlectin-like isoform X2 produces MTRLQETITMAMLTLLLLLSAAFTLGDRMTARIANDLVTFAADQRNPCPRGWFQFNSRCFMFVKTARTWPNAEDRLWFWSDGSKFDHESWAEGEPNNHNGAREPCIQINFGAENGWNDESCGKSYPSVCSIRTCLILQTVN; encoded by the exons ATGACCAGACTACAG gagACTATCACCATGGCGATGTTGACCCTTCTACTGCTTCTCAGCGCTGCCTTTACACTGGGCGACAGAATGACTGCGCGCATAGCAA ATGATTTGGTGACATTTGCAGCAGACCAAAGAAACCCATGCCCCAGAGGCTGGTTCCAATTTAATTCACGCTGCTTCATGTTTGTCAAAACTGCAAGGACATGGCCCAATGCAGAG GACAGGCTATGGTTCTGGAGTGACGGCTCCAAATTTGATCACGAGAGCTGGGCTGAAGGGGAGCCGAATAACCACAATGGTGCCAGAGAGCCATGTATTCAGATCAACTTTGGAG CTGAAAACGGCTGGAACGATGAATCATGTGGAAAGAGCTATCCCTCCGTGTGCTCCATAAGAACCTGTTTAATCCTTCAAACTGTCAATTGA
- the LOC121847461 gene encoding ladderlectin-like isoform X1 gives MTRLQETITMAMLTLLLLLSAAFTLGDRMTARIANDLVTFAADQRNPCPRGWFQFNSRCFMFVKTARTWPNAERHCQLLGEKLKPVYNTVKYLGANLASVHSYEESQFLQAVVLITTGSFPLTWIGGFDAVQAKVEKDRLWFWSDGSKFDHESWAEGEPNNHNGAREPCIQINFGAENGWNDESCGKSYPSVCSIRTCLILQTVN, from the exons ATGACCAGACTACAG gagACTATCACCATGGCGATGTTGACCCTTCTACTGCTTCTCAGCGCTGCCTTTACACTGGGCGACAGAATGACTGCGCGCATAGCAA ATGATTTGGTGACATTTGCAGCAGACCAAAGAAACCCATGCCCCAGAGGCTGGTTCCAATTTAATTCACGCTGCTTCATGTTTGTCAAAACTGCAAGGACATGGCCCAATGCAGAG CGCCACTGTCAGTTACTTGGAGAAAAACTGAAGCCTGTGTACAACACTGTAAAGTACCTTGGCGCAAACCTGGCATCTGTGCACAGCTATGAAGAGTCCCAATTTCTACAGGCGGTGGTGTTGATCACGACTGGCAGTTTCCCTCTTACCTGGATTGGCGGATTTGATGCTGTTCAAGCAAAGGTGGAAAAG GACAGGCTATGGTTCTGGAGTGACGGCTCCAAATTTGATCACGAGAGCTGGGCTGAAGGGGAGCCGAATAACCACAATGGTGCCAGAGAGCCATGTATTCAGATCAACTTTGGAG CTGAAAACGGCTGGAACGATGAATCATGTGGAAAGAGCTATCCCTCCGTGTGCTCCATAAGAACCTGTTTAATCCTTCAAACTGTCAATTGA